One Sediminibacillus dalangtanensis genomic region harbors:
- the mltG gene encoding endolytic transglycosylase MltG: MSTSDKETKFSVSWKQRIEEASTVRKIVAVILSCLLLIMIIGSIAGYLYVKSAMEPVDPDDDTTTDVEIPLGSSTSQIAGILEENGIISNSLVFRFYIKFNNVAEFQAGEYEFSPSMSFDQIVESLQTGTLVKDPILTITIPEGKTIEEIASIYAEKAGIDPEAFIAKTEDVEYLENLIAQHPMILSEEILDPEIRHPLEGYLFAATYDYYVENPTPEKIIDKMLRKTENVLTPYLDSISANDTIESVHEALTMASLVEKEARTEKDRKMIAGVFFNRMAEDMRLQTDPTVLYALGEHKSRVLFEDLEVESPYNTYQVSGLPVGPISNFGENSLQSVLNPEDTSYMYFVAAEDGTIYYSETFEEHQQLTQKYLHRDAAGE; this comes from the coding sequence ATGTCTACTTCTGATAAAGAGACAAAGTTTTCCGTAAGTTGGAAACAGCGAATAGAAGAAGCAAGCACTGTCAGGAAAATCGTCGCTGTTATCCTGTCCTGTTTACTATTGATCATGATAATCGGCTCCATTGCCGGATATTTATACGTCAAGTCTGCCATGGAACCAGTAGATCCGGATGATGACACGACCACAGATGTAGAAATACCTTTAGGTTCTTCTACTTCCCAAATTGCTGGAATTTTAGAAGAAAATGGCATTATAAGCAACAGCCTTGTATTCCGTTTTTATATTAAATTCAATAATGTGGCAGAGTTTCAAGCGGGAGAGTATGAGTTCTCGCCGTCGATGAGCTTTGACCAGATTGTGGAGTCATTGCAGACGGGTACACTGGTCAAGGATCCTATTCTGACAATCACCATTCCGGAAGGAAAAACAATTGAAGAAATAGCCTCTATTTATGCTGAAAAAGCAGGCATTGATCCGGAAGCATTTATTGCCAAAACAGAAGACGTCGAATACTTAGAAAATCTGATAGCTCAGCATCCAATGATATTATCGGAGGAGATATTGGATCCGGAAATCAGGCATCCACTGGAAGGCTACTTATTTGCCGCTACCTATGATTATTATGTAGAAAATCCTACACCGGAAAAGATTATCGACAAAATGCTGCGAAAGACAGAAAATGTTTTGACGCCATATTTGGATTCCATTTCGGCGAATGACACGATAGAATCGGTTCACGAAGCACTGACAATGGCATCTCTGGTTGAAAAAGAGGCGCGAACAGAAAAAGATCGAAAGATGATAGCCGGAGTGTTTTTCAACCGGATGGCTGAAGATATGAGACTTCAGACCGATCCGACTGTGCTTTATGCCTTGGGCGAGCATAAATCAAGGGTGTTGTTCGAAGATCTTGAGGTTGAGTCGCCTTATAATACCTATCAAGTATCCGGACTCCCGGTAGGACCAATTTCAAACTTCGGAGAGAATTCCTTACAGTCCGTTCTCAATCCAGAGGACACTAGCTATATGTATTTTGTGGCGGCAGAAGACGGGACAATTTATTACTCGGAAACATTTGAAGAACATCAGCAGTTAACGCAAAAATATTTACACAGGGATGCAGCAGGGGAGTGA
- a CDS encoding DUF1292 domain-containing protein: MALEEKERIIIPDENGEEHLFEVLFTFDVDQTGNSYIAVVPAEQKDDDEVEVFAFRYEEKSQDEDDLSLFQIESEEEWEMVEEMLNTLTDEETE; encoded by the coding sequence ATGGCATTAGAAGAAAAAGAAAGAATCATCATTCCAGACGAGAATGGAGAAGAGCATTTATTTGAAGTGCTGTTCACTTTTGATGTAGACCAGACAGGCAACTCGTATATTGCTGTCGTTCCCGCTGAACAGAAAGACGATGATGAAGTCGAGGTATTTGCCTTCCGCTATGAGGAAAAGTCTCAGGATGAAGATGACTTGTCATTGTTTCAAATTGAATCAGAGGAAGAATGGGAAATGGTCGAGGAAATGCTTAATACCCTGACGGATGAAGAAACTGAATAA